The nucleotide window TGTCAAGCTTACCTCGCCAAATAAAGTAACCATTTGATCACAAAGTTTGGACTGGCTTCAacggaaacacacccttcggcccaacatgtccatgcaagGGGACCTAAAGGGCAGCATtttgacacagagggtagtgtgCAGCAGGAAAGAGATGCCAGAAGAATCGATAGATATACAGTGGGTAACTTTACGGCATTAGCGAGGTTCATGGTTGGAAAAGTTTCAGGCAAATGTGTCTCACTCAGTGAGGaaacttggctggcatggacgagttgggccgaatggtctgtttcagtGCTATATAGTGCTATGAACTTCGGTAACAAAGTGGGGTAGCGGTAGttactgcctcacaacaccagggacccgggttcaatcctgactacgggtgctgtctgtatggtgtttgtacgttctgcctgtgaccacgtgggttttctccaggcgctccggtttgctcccacactccaaatgatgtacaggtttgtaagttaattgtctttggtaaaattgtaaattgtccctagcgtgtgtaggatagtgttagtgtaggggtgatcgctggtcgccgaACGTTGTCCAAAACCTTAGCTTGGTTAAGAGTCACAcagaggggagtgttggagatgggAGGTGGGGGCATCACTGGGATTCAAGGACtacttcccatagaaaaagacccggagtctgaagaagggtctcaacctgaaatgacacctacccatgttctccagcgatgctacctgatagaaacatagaaacatagaaattaggtgcaggagtaggccattcggcccttcgagcctgcaccgccattcaatatgatcatggctgatcattcaactcagtatcccgtacctgccttctctccataccccctaatccccttagccacaagggccacatctaactccctcttaaatatagccaatgaactggcctcaactaccctctgtggcagagagttccagagattcaccactctctgtgtgaaaaaagttcttctcatctcggttttaaaggatttcccccttatccttaagctgtgaccccttgtcctggacttccctaacatcgggaacaatcttcctgcacctagcctgtccaaccccttaagaattttgtaagtttctataagatcccctctcaatctcctaaattctagagagtataaaccaagtccagtctttcttcataagacagtcctgacatcccaggaatcagtctggtctgctgagtgactccaacactttgtgttctcttGTGTTggttaagaatttttttttttaaaagatcaaCACCAAAGCTCGTTATGCAGGAAACACCACACCACGGGGAAAGGTTACTTACAATAACCAATTGGTCTCCGATTATCTCTATGACCGCAGTAATGTTTTGCATCTTGGCAAGAAGTTTCTTGTTCCCCACGGCGTTGACTAAACCCTACAACAGTAAGAAATAAAGTGGTTACAAATAAGCTGTTGGAAATCTTGACTGGCAATTCAAGTTCACAAGTACCAGCCCTCCCTGGTTTACCTACTCCCTGTTTATGGACAGCCCACATATATATGGGCAgtcgtggcacggtggcacagcggtagagttgctgcctaaaggtgttttgagatttaaaaaatcaagtctataatttatcccatcagataaagcataaaaaggagtttaatttgtcacctaattcactttcatatcttcagtttaaaaaaaggttatggccattttcatactcggaaattagcatcttgttccctactgcttttccattgacttaacacaaaacctgtgatcgaggacagtcaaatggccataactttcttaaaacttAAGAGAacagaaatacattttcagtgattatagattgaagcattctgaaaacaaatatgaaacaatcttacttagataacttgaaattaaagcatataatgagttagttacccaattgtagctaattataaaattcaattactagatctaaacatctatccatttcttaagaatagattaacatttttaaatagccgaagagtccaaataacattcacacaagaattcacaatataacataattgttaaatctcattgtcataggtttataggccaaatggaaggaatttaatgttcacTATCTGTAAATTAATAGCCTTTTAAATcaccttgcgagtgggttttttctggaacgcgatcaattggaacgttgcagttgcagtGGAGTTAAACCCGTATAGGCAGTGAACTGCCGTttcgtatgggggggggggggggaatcaccgttttgcagcttaaaatgtgaattaaaggcatcttaagaaacacttttatacataaaaataaacaactttcttttacctgtccccctACGTTGACCTGTCccttgacggcttcagaagctgattttaaaattactgcaGAGATGAACTTGtcgggcaaattatttaaaaaaagacacagaacggccgtcggaacaattcttcagcaaaagctagcactccaacaaaatataatacagGACAAGGTCGGagaaaaacgcgttttaaccgccccccccccccccttcaaatgCGCCAAAatagcgcacacggccagtggcagaactgcagcgccgctgaaggtaagtattgtaacatatctACTAAAGGAGCtggcccactttcacgacctaattcacgaccttttttactcgcgggcatttttcatcaggctagaaaaacgccccgacctacttaagccacgagtacctacgactattatcacggcctgctatgaccttcctacgacctacctacgacctcctacgatctcctaAAACTGGGCAGAAGAAACGGATGTATGCACTTAACGCAGAGAAGGGTTACCTTAATCTGTTCCCCAGTGGGACCCGGGACTTCCATCTCCTCTCCAATGGTAAACTCATTAACAATCGTTTCACTGCCCTTGGTTTCAGTGGCCTTGAAGTGGTCTCCAGTTTGGACAATTTCAGTAACACTCTTGACGTATCTCCCTTTCTCGATCAGGTCATTAGGGATACCTGGAAATTGAACAAGGTGGTCTTTAACTGGTAACATCAGCAACAGGGGATATGGCCAAAACCAAACACATTTGACCCATTAGCCCACCTGCAAATCACACAAGACACCACGTATTAGCTTTaggttttagtgatacagcacggaaacaggccctttggcccaccggatctGAACCGAccgatccacgcacattagcacccactacggacaatttttacatttaccaagccaattaacctacaaacctgtactgtacgtctttggaagatgggaggaaactgaagatctcagagaaaacctacgcaggtcacggggagaatatacaaactctgtacagacagcgcccgtcatcaggatcgaacccaggtctccggcgatgCATTCTGCCCAGCTGTGTGTATTGCGTACACACAGCATgccgcggcacggtggcgcagcggtagagttgctgccttacagtgccagagaccctggtttgaaccTGACCACGGGTCTTGCCTGTATGGAattcgtacattctcccagtgatcgtgtgggttttctccgggtgccccggtttgtTCCCACATTCTAAAAACATGCGGGGTTTCTtccttaattggctgctgtaaattataaattgaccccagtgtgtagattagtgctagtgtgcgaggggatcgttggtcggtgcggactcggtgggacaaaaggGCCAGTTGTtaagtgtatctctaaagtctgaagtctaaagagatCTTTTGGTGGAGTACGTTGAACAGTCCTTAtttcaggcgtacactggccctatttcCCAACTCTTTCACTGCTATATTGACGACTGCATCCGGGGCagtctcctgcacccatgcagaactcatggactttattaacttcaccactaacttcaccCTGTCCTCACATTTACCAGGACTATCTCGGACACCTCTTTTACCTATCCCAATCTCACCgtttccatcacaggagacagactatcttgtgacatctattacaaacctgctgattcccacagctatctagacaacACTTCCCAAcccgcttcctgcaaagactctatcccctactccaaattcctcagtcaacgccacatctgcgcccaagatgaggtgtcctACACCAGGACAtccaaatgtcctcattcttcagggaaaatAGGTTTATTTCCATATAGTATGAAGCTAAAAAATAGACTGTGAATCTAAATATAGATACTGacaagcactgtaagacagcaactctaccgctgcgccaacgtgccaccctAATTATGTTTGACACGGACATTGTAGACCTGttgttgtgctgcactgttc belongs to Leucoraja erinacea ecotype New England chromosome 1, Leri_hhj_1, whole genome shotgun sequence and includes:
- the LOC129702242 gene encoding fatty acid-binding protein, liver-like, with product MAFNGKYKLQSQENFVPFMKAHGIPNDLIEKGRYVKSVTEIVQTGDHFKATETKGSETIVNEFTIGEEMEVPGPTGEQIKGLVNAVGNKKLLAKMQNITAVIEIIGDQLVIVMTVGDVAFKRISKRVS